DNA from Actinoplanes sp. SE50/110:
CGGGGTAGCGGACTGTGACATACCGAACGTCCGATCTGTCCTCGTAAACCAGGCCACTGCATAGTGATAACCCGTTCATTCGGTCACTCCCAGTAGTGAAGCCTGGTTATGACTCGTCGACGTCCAACTCGGCCCGGGTGAGACGAAGGAACTCCAGCAGCCGCGCATCCAGATGCCAGCCGAGCGGATCACCGCCGGTCACGCACCGCACCACCTGCAGCAGGCTCCCGCCCTCGTCACCGTCCCGCTCAGCCAGCTCGGCCGCGAGGTCACCGATCCGGGCGGCATGATCGGACAGCCGGTCGACGATCAGCCCGATCTGCTCGTCCACGGTCAGATCGGGCTTGCGGCAGTGCACCTCCCAGCTGTGCGCGACCGGCACCACCATCGGCGCGGTCTGCTCACTGCCCCGCACCCGCACCTCATCCGGCTCGACACCCAGCCGCGCGGTCATCCGGGCCGCCGGCACGCTCGCCGAGATCAGCGCAAAGCACACATACGCCGAGGTCACGCCAGCAACGCCCGGCTGTGCTGCCCGATCACCAGGCGCAGTGCCCGCTCGTCGGCCGGGCCGGCCGGGGTCACCGTGAACAGCGAATGGCCGCTGCCGTCCCGGGTCGCCAGCGCGTCGTAGTCGACCGTGATCACCCCGGCGACCGGATGCCGGATCCGTTTGCGCCCGTGTGATCGCTCGACCACCGTCTGATCACCCCACCAGCCGGCGAACTCGGCGCTCTCCCGCCGCAGGCCGTCGATCACCTCGCGCAGCCGGGCATCCCGCGGGTGCCGCGCCTGGTTGGCCCGCAGGTTGCCGACCATCTCCCGGGCGATCTGCGCCCAGTCCAGCTGCGACGTGCGCAGCCCGGCGTCGAGGAAGACCTGGCGCGCCACGTTCTCCGCCCCGAACCGGTCGCCGAACAGTGCCCTCGCCGCGGCGTTACAGGCCAGAACATCAAAACGGAAATCGATGATGTACGCGGGTAGCAGCGGCATCCCGTCGAGCACCACCCGCAGTGAGCGACTGACCGGAGCCGCCTCGTGCCGCTGCACCGGCGCCTCGCCGCGGGCGATCAGGTGCAGGTGTCGTCGCTGTGCCTCGCCGAGCCGCAACGCACCGGCCAGCGCATCGAGCACCGCCGCGCCGGGCATCCCGACCCGGCCCTGCTCCAGCCGCGTGTACCACTCCACACTGACCGCGGCCAGCTGAGCCACCTCCTGCCGGCGCAGCCCCGGCGTGCGCCTGCGCGGCCCGGCCGGCAGGCCCACGTCGGCCGGGGTCAGCCCGCCCCGCCGGGCGCGCAGGAAACCGGCCAGCTCGACCCGCCGCTCACCCGTCACCGCCCCATCATGGCGAGCCGCCCGCCGGGTGTCGATGCCGAATCCTGGCACTGTGGATACCAGGCTCGCGGCGGCCTCCCTGCCGCCGCCCGCACCAGAGATCGTCATCGGCATGATCCGACACATCGCAGCGGCAGCCTGCACCATCGCCGTGGCCACCGGCGCCTACGGCTACCACCAGGTCCGCGACGCCGTTCCGCACCGGGCCGGCCACTTCCCGGTCGCCAGCCCCGACGTCCACGGCAGCTTCCCGCCTGCCTACCTGGCCGACGCCTTCGGCTGCGCCGGCGACAACGTGCAGCCGCGCCTCACCTGGTCCGCCGCCCCGGCCGCGACCCGCAGCTTCGCCGTCACCATGTACGACCCGGACGCCCCGACCGGCAGCGGCTTCTGGCACTGGCTGGCATGGGATCTGCCGGCCACCACCGACACCGCCGGCAGCACGCTCCCCTCCGCCGCGGTCACCGGCACCAACGACGCCGGCAGGACCGGATACCTGGGTCCGTGCCCGCCCACCGGCGACATCCCGCACCACTACCGCCTGACGGTGTACGCGTTGGACGTCCCCACCCTGTCCCTGCCCGCCACCACGCCGCCGGCGGTCGCCATGTTCACCATGAGCAGCCACATCCTCGCCAGTGGCGCCATCACCGTCACCGCGAGGCGCTGAGCTCGCCGGTCGGCACATGGCACCGTGGCGGCGGTGGTGCCCCGGCGCCACTGACAACCCGACGGGCGTCTTGACCCGGCTTCTCGACGCACCACAACGCCTCCGAGAAGAGTGCCTCGCGGCATGCCTCTAAAAGGTGCACCACTCCTCTTTCGGAAGGTGGCCTTCGTGGCCGTCCCAGCACCGATCGGTCCAGACCTCTGCCACCATGATCGGTCGACTGATCACCACATCACCGGCTCGTTGCACCCGCAGGCCCACTCCGAGGTCCGGTGAGCATGGTTCACCCTCACCGGAATAGCGTATCTGATGGTCGAGCGTTGTCAGGTAGCCAATGAATTGAGCCGCCAATAGTGACGGGGTTCGACCTACGAGTGGGATTCCCGCCAGCGCCACCTGGGGTCCCCATCGTGCATCGACGGCGACCCCGCTCAGCCCGGCCGTACTGCTGAAATATGCGGCGACCGCGCTGCCGGGGAAACGCGCGCCGCCGGACACGTCGAGGCAGAAATGCATGGCGCCGATCCCCACGTCTGCCGCGTGCATCGTGGCGGTGCGCCGAAGTTTCCCTCGAACTGCTGATTCAGTCTCTTCGGGGGTCATGCCGAACACCAAGGGCCCGACTGACCTGAGCGGCGACCCTTCCCACGAAATCCGCTCAGGGTCCGTCAGCACATCCCATGTCGCCACGCCGTCATCCTATTGCGAGATGTACGAGATCCACGGAGATATACCGCCACGAGATAGACGAATAGTGGTCCAAATGTGGCAGCTGAAACGTAAGCATGATGGGTCGCTCGGTGCATCCTCCTGCCGCAGACTGCGCGCGTCGACCAGCGCCGTGGCCATTAACCGTGTCCACGAGCTGGTGTTCACATTCGTACTGCTGCCGAGGAGAGGCGTCGAGCCGGTCCTTTCGGGCCG
Protein-coding regions in this window:
- a CDS encoding YbhB/YbcL family Raf kinase inhibitor-like protein produces the protein MIRHIAAAACTIAVATGAYGYHQVRDAVPHRAGHFPVASPDVHGSFPPAYLADAFGCAGDNVQPRLTWSAAPAATRSFAVTMYDPDAPTGSGFWHWLAWDLPATTDTAGSTLPSAAVTGTNDAGRTGYLGPCPPTGDIPHHYRLTVYALDVPTLSLPATTPPAVAMFTMSSHILASGAITVTARR
- a CDS encoding DUF4279 domain-containing protein, which codes for MTSAYVCFALISASVPAARMTARLGVEPDEVRVRGSEQTAPMVVPVAHSWEVHCRKPDLTVDEQIGLIVDRLSDHAARIGDLAAELAERDGDEGGSLLQVVRCVTGGDPLGWHLDARLLEFLRLTRAELDVDES
- a CDS encoding helix-turn-helix transcriptional regulator — protein: MTGERRVELAGFLRARRGGLTPADVGLPAGPRRRTPGLRRQEVAQLAAVSVEWYTRLEQGRVGMPGAAVLDALAGALRLGEAQRRHLHLIARGEAPVQRHEAAPVSRSLRVVLDGMPLLPAYIIDFRFDVLACNAAARALFGDRFGAENVARQVFLDAGLRTSQLDWAQIAREMVGNLRANQARHPRDARLREVIDGLRRESAEFAGWWGDQTVVERSHGRKRIRHPVAGVITVDYDALATRDGSGHSLFTVTPAGPADERALRLVIGQHSRALLA